The DNA sequence GATCTTGATCGGACGCCGTGAAGCGTATGACGGCGATCAGCCGGGTTCTCATAAGCTCTGGTTTACTGCGGGTGGTTCAGCCGGTCACTCTGCTGCCTTCGGTCTCAACATTGAAGAAGGCTCACAGAATGATCCACAGGGGCGACGGTGGGAGGTTGATGTGATACCGGCAGAAGAGGCTCGCGCTCAGACACGCAGCGCACAGGAGCAGCAGAAGGACAGGACAAAGGATGCCAAGCTGAAAGGCTACATCAAGCGAGTGACGGACTTCCTCAGACAGTCAGGCCCGAACACGAAAACCAAAATCAAGGAAGGTACTGGTTTGACTCACAGCAATATTGAGCAGGCTTTGTTTGCGATGGTGTCTGATGGCATCGTTGAGCAGTGCAGAGTAATGGCTTCAAACAACCAAGAATATGATGGTTATAAATTCAGTAGTTCATTCGGTAATTCACTGGTGAAAACTACTGACACTCTGGACACGATCACACACACACAAAACACCCGTAAGGGTGGTTGTATGAGTGTGTGTGAGAGTGAGGGTGAGATTGTGTATGACGAGACTGAAAGCTCTGAACTGTTTGACGAGCTGAACGACATCTTCCCCCCGGATTGATTGAGGGGGAGGGGGATAAAAATCTCTGGAGGGTAATTCCTCTGAACCACACACCGCATCGACTTTTTTTGCGTGCGTTATTTTCAACTCAAGGAGGCAAGGATGGGAAGACATAGGAAGCCAATCGAACAGCACAAACGACAGGGCACATATCAACCCTGCAGGCATCAGGGACCAGAACCGGACCCAACAAAGCCAGTAAAGCCGGACGATCTGACGGGCGCTGCTGGCGATATGTGGGATGCGCTGGCGCCGGTGCTGGAGAGCATGGGCGTGTATTGTGAGGCTGACAGTGTGGCGCTCAGGCTGCTTTGTGAGTCGTATGGGCTTTATATCGAATCATGCGACAAGATCCGCAGAGAGGGCTTTCTGATCACTCTGACGGACAACAAAGGGAATCAGCGCCGGGTTGAACATCCAGCGGCAAAACATCGCAGCAGACACTTCAAGGAAACGCTTGATCTGATGCGTCAGTTTGGTCTGACTCCATCGAGTCGAACCGGGTTGAACATCAGGAAGCCGGACGACGATGGGCCGTCTGACCTGGAACGTATTTTGCGAGACTTCAACAACTAAACCAAGGAGAATGAACTATGTGGGACATGCGCGAATCTGAGAATCCGATTGAAAACCAATTCGCATTATCATTCTTGGCATTAGACCAAGATGAACTGCGGTTGCTATTCAGCACTTGCCACGATCAGCATTTCAGGGCAAGGCATCCAAAGCTGGTTGAGTACCTGGAGCGGGCTTTGCTTTACCGGGAGAGACAGATTCAAACTAACCTGGAGGACGCCTGCAGCGTGCAGGACCCGTTCTGGAATAAGTGGACTTCAGACGACATGCTTAGTGCAGTCACAGGCCTAGACCGTCTGCACGTCATGGCAAAAGATTATCCAAAAATAGTTGAATATATTCGCTGCTTCGGGTTGGCATTGACCTTGCATGGTTTCATGCGGTGGATGGCGTCAGAGGATAAAAGCAAAGCGGCTTGAGGCTGCCATTGTAGACCGAAACGCACTTGAAGCATTATGAATTGCAATTATGATTCATGTAACGAGAACACTCGAAATAACGGGAATACACTCATGGAAAAGAAATCTGAATACATCGACACGAAGGAACTCGCGCGAGAGCTGGCGGTCACTCCTGAAACTCTGCTTATGTGGTCGAACAAGGGCAAGTTCCCGAGGCCGATCAAACTAAGCCACAAAACCAGGCGGTGGAAGCGGGCGACCGTTGAAAACTTCCTGAATCAGAAGCAGATTGAAACTAAGGTAGGGTAACTCCCTGCTAACTCGGTGGCAAATTTGCCACCACGCAAACCGGGCAACTCATAAGCGGCCCGATACAACAAATTCATCAGTGCAACTCATCAGCGGCACGCCAAAATTCACATAACTGTGAAGGCGTGTCGTTTCATGCCTTCACCAAAAACATAAAGGTGCAAAGCATGTTGAAAAAATACGACTACTCGAAATATCACAACTGCGAGAAATACGGCGAACGGTTCAAGAAGGCCGAAAAGGCGATGAACTCAGCCACTAACTCAGTCAATGCGATTCTCTCACTGGCAGAAAGTGAGAACCGCGATCTGACATCATCGGAAGAACGGGAAGCCGATAAACTCATGAAGGAAATTGAAAAGCATGGAGGCGAACTCGACCGGCTCGAGAAGCTCCGCGATTTTGATAGCGATGTAGGCGACCGGTCACACGATCCTCAGAAGGTTATCGACCTGGAGAAGGAGCGAGAAGGCGGCGGTTATCCTCTTGCGATGACATCAGGCCACAAGCCAGAGATCATCAAAGACGTCAATGGCGCTGAGATCCCAGTATATTCCAAAGGCCAGTCACTGGCGATCTGGAACCGGGACAAGCAATATGCGCCGGACACCTTCGGACGCTACATTGTTGCACTGGCGACAGGACGTCAAGAAGTCTGCCCCGAGATCAAAGCGGCGCAGATGACGACCGACAACGCCGGCGGTGGCTATCTCGTACCGAATCCCCTGGAACGTATGGTAATCGACCGGGTGCGCAATGCGTCCGTACTGGCGCGCAGTGGCGCCCGGTTTGCCGATCTGCCTAATGGAACGACTCAGATTGCTACGGTTGATTCCGGCGCTACGTTCTCCTCGGTTGGTGAAGGTGAGACGATCCCTGAAGGTAGTGTTTCCTTCGGTTCAAAACAGATGGTACTGCAAAAGCGGGCCGTCTTGATCCCCATGACGGTTGAGCTGCTGGAGGATTCCTACAATGCAGGACAGGTCATTCAAGATGCGGTTGTGCGTGATGCTGCTGAAGACATGGATAACTTCATTATCAGCGGTACGACTGACCCGTTCTACGACGGACTCGTTACCACGGGTTCTATTTCCGAGACTGGATCAGTCGGGGCCATCGCATGGGAAGACTTCCATAACATGGCAATCGCGCTGCGGACAGCAAACGAGGAACCAAACGCCTATATCCTGAATCCGACCATCGCGGGCGACTGCGACGTTCTGACGACTGGCGACGGTTCGACGAGTGCCAAGTCATGGCTCGGTGCTCCTCCTTCCCTGGAAGGCATCCAGCGCCTGCAGACCGGCAACATTTCGACTGCCTATGCTTTGATGGGTGACTTCACTCAACTGATGATCGGCATCAAGCAGGGCACGTTCAGAGTCGAGATTTCCCGCGATGCTGGCAATTACTTCGCCAAGGACCAGGTTGTATTGAAAGTGGTTTACCGGGTTGATTACGCGATCACTCGGAATTCTGCCTTCCGTCGTCTGGCTGGCATTACGACATAGTAGGTGCGTGAATTGCGTGCGCCCTCCCTTGGGTAAAAAGCGACCAGGGGAGGGCATTTTTTTAGACCTGATGCGGGCCAGTGGTACAAAAAAGAAAACCCACCCAATAAACGCCGGTTATTGAGTGGGTGCGTTACTTCGGAACTATGCGGAATCCCGAAGCAAAAACAAATAGAACTCGACAAGTGCCTGCTTCCTATCGAGGGCATTTTACTATAGCGCGGCGGTGGATAATGGCAACGGTTTAAAAGTGGCAAATTTGCCACCTTTACGCAGAGCCTATAAAAACAGGGGTTTTTGAAATCTGACCGGGAAAAAGTGAACTTGTGAAAAGTTTTTGGGGTGGTTAGAATGCAGGTCCGAAAGCCGCAAGGCAATGTAATACTTTCTCCGAAATCAATTGTAATAAACAGGAGCGACCGCTCTTGGGTAGTGTGCGCAAGCCGTAAGGCCCGCAAGGTGGCATTACACCACCTCGGAACGCTACTTGAGAGCGGTCACTCTTTTTTTATGCGCGGTTCTCTATTCGCGCATGGAAAGGCATCAATCATGGATGCTAAGTTCTCACACGTTCGCGTTTCTTCTCCCGCTTCCCCTCAGGCCGAACAGTTGCACCAACGTGCTATCGACTGGCCGTCAGCAATGGAAGCAGCAGCCCCAGTGATTACCGGCGAGCCGTTGCCGTCTGGAATGACTCCACCTGAAACGGTGCCAGAGTATCCCGTCTATCTGGTGTCAGTGCCTGCCAGTTTCGCTCCTGATTCATGGCATACCGTACCTCCGGGAGCCAATCATTACCCATCCGGCGAAGTGGCTGCGGAAGTTGTAGCGGTCATGAATCGTGCGATTATCCGCGCCAGTAGAGATGGTGGGGTAAGTCGATGGTATATCAGGCTGCGAAAAAGCACAGGCGGCGCGTCAATCAGCGTCAGTCTGAAAGAACCGTTTTTTCCACGTTCGGAATACGACATGCCACCAGCATTCATGACGATGAGAGGTCAGGTGATGCAGTGGAAGGGAGTCATTGCCGATCTGAACGAACGACTCAGCCGGGCGGAGAACAATAAAGGCAAAGTGATGCGGGCCTATGTGGCTCACTCGATCCGACCGGATGAGCTGCGACCGATTCCAACAGGTGACCAGCCAGAGGCCGAATCAGTGTCTTCTGGTGGGGATGCAGGCCCACAGATTGAGCAGGCAAAAAACGGCTTTGTTTCTCCGAAAGGACATAATGTCCCTTCGGGAGATCCAGCCCCGAAACAGCACCAGCCCGGTTCGATCTATCTGGTGGACGTTCCCAGTGATTACGAGCCGTTCAACTGGAAATCCCTTCCTGGATCGTTCCAGAAAGTGAAGGACAAGCAGGCTGCCAAGGATGCAGCGGTGGGGCAGAATCGGCGGTTGTTAGGGCGGTCTGCTCATGGAATCGTTTACGCGTGGTACATCGTGGTAACTGCCCCGAAATCCTACGGGATCGTGCAAGTTAATATCCCTGCTGGCTGGCGTCCGATTGACGCGTACGACATGCCAGAACCGATGACAGTGATTCATGAGAAGAAACGGCGTAAGGAGTCCGTTACCAAACTCAACCAACAACTCGACAGGGATCACAGCAAGGGCCGTAAGCGTGCCTATGTTGCGATTCCGATTGAACGACCGGAAGCAATCGAACTGCCACCAGTGGACGCGACAGGGCGTCAGGCGGTGTCTGATATCGAAGCCGGTTTTATGCGGTGCGGACACTTCCAGACGGACACCAGCCAGCAGAACGGCAATGGTCATTCGCGTCTGTTGGATCACCTGCAGGCGATGAACCGTTAGACGGTCGATTCTCCCCGGTCTGGTGATGCTGGGCCGGGGCTTTTATGCCACATCGCGCAGGAGGCCACAGAATCGCCTGTAATGCGATATCGGCATTTATTGAACATTGACACCAATATCAAATTAAATCGCGTCAGCGGCTCACTGAGAGCCTCGGTTTGACGTAAGGAACGAAAAAAGGGGGTTGAGAGTGACAATTTCCGTATTCAAGCCAAATGGAAGAACAAACTACGTCTGTCAGTGGGTTGATCCCGTTACCGGACGCAAGAAGACCAGATCAGCGGGAACCAATATCAAACGCGATGCAGAACGGTTTGCGGGCAATCTGGAGCGAGACCTAGCAAACGGGACATATCACGAAAACGTGCGGATGACTTGGGAGTCATTCCGTAATCGGTTCGAAGACGAGTATCTTCCTGGAGTCTCCAGCAAAACAAGCGAGTGTTACCGAACCGTTTTCAACAGCGTCGAGCGAATCATTGACCCTTATCTGCTGTGCAATCTGAACGAAGCCACGATCAGCAAGTATCAAACGGAATTGCGAAAGCCAAGGCAGAAGGCAGAGGACAAGCCGAAAACCGTACTTTCAGATGCGACGGTACGATCAAACCTGATTCACCTGAAAGCGGCGCTACGCTGGGCAGCAGAGCAGAAGTTTATCCCGGTTGCGCCTAAGATCCGCATTCCGAAGAACTCGACCGGCATGAAGGGCCGACCGATCACAACCGAAGAATATGAAAGGATGATAAAACAGGTCGGTGTTATCAAATCAAAGACGCCTGATGAGTGGGTGTTTCTTCTCAAGGGCTTGTGGTGGTCCGGTCTGCGACTCGGGGAGGCGCTTTCCCTTCACTGGACCGACGAAAGCAATATTTGCGTAGACTTGGAAAATGAGCTGCTACATATCCAAGCTCACGCGCAGAAGGGGCGGCGGTACAGTCAAACGCCGATGGCCCCTGAATTCGTTGATATGCTGCGAGAGATCCCCCGAGAGGACAGGGAAGGCTTTGTATTCAATCCTATCGGTTCACGCGACAGGAAGCAGCGAATCAGGCTTGATACGGCATCAAAGATGATTGCCAAGATAGGGGAGGCAGCAGGCGTCAAAGTGGCTGAGACTCCAAGCGGAAAAGTCAAATTCGCCAGCGCTCACGATCTGCGGCGTGCCTTTGGGCTGCGGTGGTCTCGGTTGATCATGCCGACCGAATTGAAGGAGATCATGCGTCATGAGAACATTTCGACGACGATGCAATACTATGTCGGACAGGACGCAAAACAGACCGTTAAGAAGCTCCGACAGGTCACAGCTAACACTTTAGCTAACACCCCGAAAAACGAGCCGGAAACCCAAAAAGAAAAAGACCATAACCCGTTATAGGCTATGGTCTTCTAAGTGCCCCCGCTAGGAATCGAACCTAGAACCTACTGATTAAGAGTCAGTTGCTCTGCCAATTGAGCTACAAGGGCGAATGAATTGTCGGCATTTTAATGAACGCTCTGGCCGTCGACAAGAGATGCGGCGGGCGTTCTGGCGGTCGATAATAAGAATTATCGTCCGCTCTGCTTGAAAACCTCGATAAAAGTTGTTTGAAAAATCAGGAACCGGGGGGAAATCCCGCGCCGGTTCCTGAGATTGTCTCGTTGGCTGAAACGTGCCGGGGATCAGATCTGATCCAGGGCCTGTTTCAGGTCGTTGATGATGTCTTCCTGATCTTCCGTACCGACCGACAACCGGATGAAGTCCGGGGTGACGCCCGAGCTGAGCTGCTCTTCGGGAGTCAGCTGCTGGTGGGTCGTGCTGGACGGATGGATGATCAGCGACTTGCTGTCGCCCACATTGGCGAGATGCGAGAACAGTTTGACGCTGTTGATCAGTTTGATGCCATTGGCCTGCTGCTGTTCCGGGGTATCCCCCTGGATGCCGAAACCGAAGACCGCACCGGAGCCTTTGGGCATGTATTTCTGCGCCAGCTTGTAATCCGGATGCGATTCGAGTCCGCTGTAGTTCACCCAGGAGACCTTGGGATGGCTTTCCAGGAACTTCGCGACGGCCAGTGCATTCTCACAGTGCCGCTCCATGCGCAGGTGCAGCGTTTCCAGTCCCTGCAAGAGCTGGAAGGCGTTGAAGGGGCTCAGCGCCGGTCCCAGATCGCGGAGGAGCTGGACCCGGATTTTGAGGATGTAGGCCAGGTTCATGGGACCAAACGTCTCATAGAATTTAAGACCGTGATAACTGGGATCGGGTTCGGTCAAACCGGGGAATTTTCCGTTGTCCCAGGGGAAGTCACCCTTTTCGACGATGATCCCGCCAATCGTGGTGCCGTGACCGCCGATGAATTTGGTACAGGAAGCGACCACGATATCTGCACCATGTTCGAACGGACGGAACAGAGCGGGGGAGGCCAGGGTGGTGTCGACGATCACAGGGATGCCGGCTTCGTGCGCGATGGCGGCGATGGCTTCGAAGTCTGCCACGTCACACCGCGGGTTGCCCAGGGCTTCGAGGTAGACGGCGCGGGTGTTCTCATCGATGGCGTTGCGGAAGTTTTCGGGATCGCTCTGATCGACGAACTTCGCTCCGATGCCGAATTTGGGGAAGGTGTAGTGGAACAGGTTGTAGGTTCCGCCATACAGGCTGGAGGAAGAAACAATGTTCTGGCCGCTCTCGACGATGTTCAGGATCGCCAGCGATTCGGCTGCCTGTCCGGAAGCGACGGCCAGGGCGCCAGCCCCGCCTTCGAGCTGTGCCAGACGTTTTTCGAGCACGTCGGTGGTGGGGTTCATCAGGCGGGTGTAGATGTTCCCGAATTCCTGCAGGCCAAACAGTCTGGCCGCGTGATCAGTATCGTTAAAGGTGTAGGAGGTCGTCTGGTAGATGGGAACGGCGCGGGAATTGGTGGCGCTGTCGGGTTCCTGACCGCCATGCAGACAGAGAGTCGCTAATTTCAATGCTTCGGCATCCATTGTCTAATAACCTTCTTATAAGGGTGTGATCTGGCTTGTTCTCAAGCACCAAAGTAATTCAGAGAACTCGATCCACGATAACGACATTGGCTGAAGTGAGCAGAATGTGCCGGGATGAGCTTCAATTGAGGCGAATTTTGCAGAGGAAAACAGCCCCTCGGAGTATCCGCCATCCTATCGATGTTGAAAGTAAAAAACAATTCGCCCGCGGCGTTCTTGTGTTTGAATGTGCCATTCCTGGAAAAGGAGTGAAATTCAACGAAAAAGAGTTAAGAAAATCAAATCTGGTGAAAAACGGGAGAAGCGAATTATTGCCAATTCCCCTTTGAGTGGGGGGATGATATCCTGAGTACTGACCATTCGATTCTCATTTCCCGTTGATACTCTGTGGTGAAGAAAGTACGACTTATGAGAGAGTTACGACCTGTGAACGTATTCCGCAACGTGTTGCCTCTGTTTCTCGTCTGTTTCGGCATGACCGCATCCACCCACGCCAACCCACCCGAAAACACCACCGCCGACCAGCCCGGCCTGGTGAAACAGGAGTTCGTGTATACCGATGCGTCGTTCCCTTCCTGCCATGCCTCGACGATTGTGGAGACACCCAAAGGCCTGGTATGTGCTTTCTTCGGCGGTACACATGAGAAGAACCCCGATGTAGAGATCTGGGTGTGCCGCAACGAGGGTGATGGCTGGACCGCTCCCGTAAGTGTCGCGGATGGCGTCGAGAGTGACTCGAAGCGGTATCCCTGCTGGAATCCGGTGCTGTTTCAGACAAAACCGGGCACGCTGCTGCTGTTTTACAAGGTCGGTCCCAATCCGAGTGAATGGTGGGGCATGCTGAAAGTCTCCCACGACAACGGCAAAACCTGGGGGGCTGCGAAACGGTTGCCAGACGGCTTTGTCGGTCCTGTTAAAAACAAACCGTTCCTGCTGGCCGACGGTACGCTGCTCTGTCCCGCGAGTACCGAACACAACGGCTGGCAGTTGCAGATGGAGTGGACTCCCGATCTCGGGAAGACCTGGCACCGGACCGGTCCGTTGAACGACGGGCACAAAATCGGTGCGATTCAGCCCTCCGTGCTCAAATATGGCGACAAGCTGCAGATTCTCTGCCGCAGCCGACAGGGGAAAATCGTTGAAGCCTGGTCGGACGACAATGGCCGTTCGTGGGGTGAAGTCACCATGACCTCGCTGCCCAACCCGAACAGCGGCACCGACGCGGTCACGCTGAAAGATGGCCGTGCCCTGCTGGTTTATAACCCGACGAAGAAAGGCCGCAGTCCGCTGCATGTCGCGGTTTCGGAAGACGGCAAACACTGGTCAACGGCCCTGGTGCTGGAAGATCAGAAGGGGGAATACTCTTACCCGGCTGTGATTCAGACCGACGACGGGAAGGTGCACATCACCTACACCTGGAAGCGGGATCTGGTCAAGCATGTGGTGCTGGACCCCAGCCAGCTCAAACTCAAAGCGATCGACTGAGAGGCGTGAGCGTTGGCTGAAGAAAAACGAGTTCCTCCCCACCGCAGGATGCTGCTCTGGCTGGTGCTGCAATGGATTCTCCAGGTGATCTTTGGAATCTGGCTGCGGTACCGGGCGCGCCATGAAGAGCGTCTGCCTGCCCAGGGAGGCGGGGTGCTGGTCAGTAATCACCAGAGTTTTCTCGATCCGCTGCTGATCGGTCTGCCCTTGAGTCGACCGATCAGCTTCATGGCGCGGGATTCCCTGTTTCGAATCCCACTGCTGGGTCCCTTCCTGCGGTACACGTATGTGATACCCATCAGCCGCCGGTCGGCGAGTTCGACCAGTTTTCGGGCCGCGATTGAGAATATCGAGAACGGAAACCTGGTGGGAATCTTCCCCGAGGGGACCCGTTCCGAAGACGGGGAGGTCCAGCGTTTCAAGCCGGGGTTTCTGGCACTGCTCAAGCGGACCGATGCCGCCATTTATCCGATTGGGATAGCGGGGGCCTACCAGGCACTGCCGCGCGGGGCGTGGTTTCTGCATCCGCGGCCGGTACGCGTGGTCTTTGGCGAACCGATCCCGGCGGCGACGGTTAAGGAGTACTGTGCGCGGGGGGCCGAGAAAGATCTGCTGGCCCTGACACAAGAGCGGGTGATCGCCTGTCAGCGCGAGGCGGCGATCTGGCTGGATCCCGAGTCGCAGGACTGATTTTGACCTGAATTCGGCCTGATTTCCGGGGGAGTCGGGATTGTCAATTCGATCAGAGTCCACTATGGTTTGCGCTACGGAATGGACGTCTTATTTTCTCGTTGACAGCACATCGTTTTTTAACAGCAGGGGCTGATTATGTCGGAACGGATTCTGAGTATTTCTGGTTTACGGGGTGTCGTGGGGAACGGTTTGACTCCCGATTACCTGACCCGCTTTGCCGCAGCGGTGGGAACGATTGCCGACCAGGGGACCGTAGTCCTCTCGCGTGACGGACGTGGCAGTGGTCGGATGGTGCGGCATGCAGTCATTTCCGGTCTGTTGGCGACGGGCTGCAAGGTGATTGACGCCGACATCGCGACAACGCCAACCTGCGGCGTACTGGTGACACATCTGAAGGCCGCCGGGGGGATCCAGATCACGGCGAGCCATAATCCGATCCCCTGGAACGGGCTCAAGCCGTTTTCACCTGAAGGTTCGGTCTACAACCAGGAGCAGGGAGAGCGGCTGCTGGATGTGCTCAACAATGAGAAGTTCAACTTTGTCTCCTGGGATCAGCTGGGAGAGGTCGAACGGTACGAGCATGCTGCAGGTCCCCATATCGAACGCGTGCTGGCGTTGATTGACCAGGCGGCGATTCAGCAGCGGAAGTTCAAAGTGGTGCTGGACTGTAACCATGGTTCGGGTGGTGTGGCGACGCCCTATCTGCTGGAAGCGCTGGGCTGTGAAGTGATTGTGCTGGGCGGTACGCCGGACGGTAATTTCGCACATACTCCCGAACCGTTGAAGGAGAACCTGACCTCACTGTGTGAGGATGTGGTCAAGCAGGGCGCGGATGCGGGCTTTGCCCAGGATCCCGATGCAGACCGACTGGCGATCGTGGATGAGACGGGGCGGTATATCGGCGAAGAGCTGACGCTGGCCCTGGGTGCCGACTACGTGCTGTCCCGGACGCCGGGACCGATTGTGGTGAATGGTTCCACCAGCCGGGTGACGGCGGATATTGCGGCGAAATATAACTGTCCCTTCTTCCGTTCCTATGTGGGCGAAGCACACGTCTGTGCGAAGATGAAGCAGGAAAAGGCGATCATCGGTGGTGAAGGGAACGGCGGGGTGATTGATCCCAAGGTCGGTTTTGTGCGGGACAGCTATGTGAGTATGGCATATGTGCTGG is a window from the Gimesia benthica genome containing:
- a CDS encoding helix-turn-helix transcriptional regulator; amino-acid sequence: MEKKSEYIDTKELARELAVTPETLLMWSNKGKFPRPIKLSHKTRRWKRATVENFLNQKQIETKVG
- a CDS encoding lysophospholipid acyltransferase family protein, yielding MAEEKRVPPHRRMLLWLVLQWILQVIFGIWLRYRARHEERLPAQGGGVLVSNHQSFLDPLLIGLPLSRPISFMARDSLFRIPLLGPFLRYTYVIPISRRSASSTSFRAAIENIENGNLVGIFPEGTRSEDGEVQRFKPGFLALLKRTDAAIYPIGIAGAYQALPRGAWFLHPRPVRVVFGEPIPAATVKEYCARGAEKDLLALTQERVIACQREAAIWLDPESQD
- a CDS encoding phage terminase small subunit P27 family — protein: MGRHRKPIEQHKRQGTYQPCRHQGPEPDPTKPVKPDDLTGAAGDMWDALAPVLESMGVYCEADSVALRLLCESYGLYIESCDKIRREGFLITLTDNKGNQRRVEHPAAKHRSRHFKETLDLMRQFGLTPSSRTGLNIRKPDDDGPSDLERILRDFNN
- a CDS encoding phage major capsid protein; amino-acid sequence: MLKKYDYSKYHNCEKYGERFKKAEKAMNSATNSVNAILSLAESENRDLTSSEEREADKLMKEIEKHGGELDRLEKLRDFDSDVGDRSHDPQKVIDLEKEREGGGYPLAMTSGHKPEIIKDVNGAEIPVYSKGQSLAIWNRDKQYAPDTFGRYIVALATGRQEVCPEIKAAQMTTDNAGGGYLVPNPLERMVIDRVRNASVLARSGARFADLPNGTTQIATVDSGATFSSVGEGETIPEGSVSFGSKQMVLQKRAVLIPMTVELLEDSYNAGQVIQDAVVRDAAEDMDNFIISGTTDPFYDGLVTTGSISETGSVGAIAWEDFHNMAIALRTANEEPNAYILNPTIAGDCDVLTTGDGSTSAKSWLGAPPSLEGIQRLQTGNISTAYALMGDFTQLMIGIKQGTFRVEISRDAGNYFAKDQVVLKVVYRVDYAITRNSAFRRLAGITT
- the glmM gene encoding phosphoglucosamine mutase, producing MSERILSISGLRGVVGNGLTPDYLTRFAAAVGTIADQGTVVLSRDGRGSGRMVRHAVISGLLATGCKVIDADIATTPTCGVLVTHLKAAGGIQITASHNPIPWNGLKPFSPEGSVYNQEQGERLLDVLNNEKFNFVSWDQLGEVERYEHAAGPHIERVLALIDQAAIQQRKFKVVLDCNHGSGGVATPYLLEALGCEVIVLGGTPDGNFAHTPEPLKENLTSLCEDVVKQGADAGFAQDPDADRLAIVDETGRYIGEELTLALGADYVLSRTPGPIVVNGSTSRVTADIAAKYNCPFFRSYVGEAHVCAKMKQEKAIIGGEGNGGVIDPKVGFVRDSYVSMAYVLAGLAASKQTLSAWADSLPQYSIVKNKITCPREKVAEACAALEKHFDSAKASSGDGLRLDWDDRWVQVRASNTEPIIRVIAEAPQNDEAQQLCEAAMEIVGSAVS
- a CDS encoding O-acetylhomoserine aminocarboxypropyltransferase/cysteine synthase family protein; protein product: MDAEALKLATLCLHGGQEPDSATNSRAVPIYQTTSYTFNDTDHAARLFGLQEFGNIYTRLMNPTTDVLEKRLAQLEGGAGALAVASGQAAESLAILNIVESGQNIVSSSSLYGGTYNLFHYTFPKFGIGAKFVDQSDPENFRNAIDENTRAVYLEALGNPRCDVADFEAIAAIAHEAGIPVIVDTTLASPALFRPFEHGADIVVASCTKFIGGHGTTIGGIIVEKGDFPWDNGKFPGLTEPDPSYHGLKFYETFGPMNLAYILKIRVQLLRDLGPALSPFNAFQLLQGLETLHLRMERHCENALAVAKFLESHPKVSWVNYSGLESHPDYKLAQKYMPKGSGAVFGFGIQGDTPEQQQANGIKLINSVKLFSHLANVGDSKSLIIHPSSTTHQQLTPEEQLSSGVTPDFIRLSVGTEDQEDIINDLKQALDQI
- a CDS encoding sialidase family protein, whose product is MRELRPVNVFRNVLPLFLVCFGMTASTHANPPENTTADQPGLVKQEFVYTDASFPSCHASTIVETPKGLVCAFFGGTHEKNPDVEIWVCRNEGDGWTAPVSVADGVESDSKRYPCWNPVLFQTKPGTLLLFYKVGPNPSEWWGMLKVSHDNGKTWGAAKRLPDGFVGPVKNKPFLLADGTLLCPASTEHNGWQLQMEWTPDLGKTWHRTGPLNDGHKIGAIQPSVLKYGDKLQILCRSRQGKIVEAWSDDNGRSWGEVTMTSLPNPNSGTDAVTLKDGRALLVYNPTKKGRSPLHVAVSEDGKHWSTALVLEDQKGEYSYPAVIQTDDGKVHITYTWKRDLVKHVVLDPSQLKLKAID
- a CDS encoding tyrosine-type recombinase/integrase produces the protein MTISVFKPNGRTNYVCQWVDPVTGRKKTRSAGTNIKRDAERFAGNLERDLANGTYHENVRMTWESFRNRFEDEYLPGVSSKTSECYRTVFNSVERIIDPYLLCNLNEATISKYQTELRKPRQKAEDKPKTVLSDATVRSNLIHLKAALRWAAEQKFIPVAPKIRIPKNSTGMKGRPITTEEYERMIKQVGVIKSKTPDEWVFLLKGLWWSGLRLGEALSLHWTDESNICVDLENELLHIQAHAQKGRRYSQTPMAPEFVDMLREIPREDREGFVFNPIGSRDRKQRIRLDTASKMIAKIGEAAGVKVAETPSGKVKFASAHDLRRAFGLRWSRLIMPTELKEIMRHENISTTMQYYVGQDAKQTVKKLRQVTANTLANTPKNEPETQKEKDHNPL